In Marinilabiliales bacterium, the genomic stretch TATGGAGAATGTACTGAAATGGCACCATGGAGTACCTGATGACGCTCAATATGAAGCAGCCTTAAAGGAGCTGGAAGAGAGGCTAAGCGAATTGTCGGCCTGACAGGTATTGTTTTTTAAACAACAGGATTATTATGAGGTTAACTGATAAACCGGCCACCGGGAAACCAAACCTGGAAGTGTACTCGGAAACCCTTATGGAGCTTGCAGGCAGGGATAGTGATATCCTGGTTGTAACCAGTGACTCCCGGGGGTCGGGTAAGCTGATCCCTTTTGCTGAAAAGTTCCCCGGACAGATAGTTGAGGTGGGCATAGCCGAGCAGAACCTGGTAGGTATATCGGCAGGACTGGCTTCATGTGGCAAGAAGGTTTTTGCTACATCACCCAGCTGCTTTCTGACAGCCCGTGCACTCGAGCAGATAAAGAACGATGTGGCATATTCAGATTTTCCGGTTAACCTGGTAGGGATAAGCTCCGGCGTGAGCTATGGCGCGCTTGGTTCCACGCATCATTCGCTGCATGATATCGCAGCTTTAAGGGCAATAAACAATATTGTGATCGTGGTCCCTGCCGATAACTATGAGACACGCATGGCCGTGAAGGCAGCAGCGGCGAGCGACAAGCCTTTCTTCCTGAGGTTCGGCAAGAGGCCCTTGCCCCATCTTTACGGGGAGGAGGGACATTTTGAGATTGGCCGGGCCAATGTAATTACACAGGGCAATGATATTGCTGTCGTGGCATGCGGCGAAGCAGTGGCTCCCGCGGCCGGAGCAGCACAGCTTTTGTACAATGAAGGGGTAAACGTACGCGTTATAAGCATGCATACAATTAAACCGCTTGACAGGGAGACTTTGATAAGGGCAGCTTCGGAGTGCAGGGGAATGATAACGGTTGAGGAACATAGTGTTTATGGGGGACTGGGTGAGGCTTGTGCGGGTGTATTGATGGAAGAGGGGATCAGCGTGCCGTTCAGAAGGGTGGGGATTCCCGATGAATACACGGTTACCGGATCGCAGCAGGAGATCTTCAACCATTATGGCATATCACCCGGGGGGCTTGCCGGGATGATAAGGAGCATGCTGGAAGTAACAGCATCAGGTGGCCGGGGATAATGCTCCCGCTCAGGATGTAAAGGAGCACCCTCGGGTCGCAGACGAATAAACTGGCGTAAGGGGATAATGTCCCAATGCAGAAGGCAAAGAAGTACCGGCGGGCCCAGTGTTATGAAACTTGCGGCAGGCTATAATGTCCGCATTTAGGATATAAAACATAATAAAGTATTACTGTTATGAGAAGAGACCTTGTTACATTGCTGATTTTGATTTTGCTGGTGCCGACGCTGATGTGCTGCCAGCGGAACCGGGGTTCAGAAAAGGGCAGGATGGCAGTTGTTATCAGCACCCTGAACAACCCCTGGTTTGTTGTGCTTGGAGAATCTGCCGCCTCCAAAGCAAAGGAACTCGGATATGATGCGGTGATTTACGATTCGCAGAACAATTCGGCCCGTGAGGCTGAGCATTTTGACAACATCATCGCGATGGGATATGATGCAATTCTTTTCAATCCGACCGATGCTGACGGTTCAGTGGGAAATGTGCTGAGGGCCAGGGAGGCC encodes the following:
- a CDS encoding transketolase family protein: MRLTDKPATGKPNLEVYSETLMELAGRDSDILVVTSDSRGSGKLIPFAEKFPGQIVEVGIAEQNLVGISAGLASCGKKVFATSPSCFLTARALEQIKNDVAYSDFPVNLVGISSGVSYGALGSTHHSLHDIAALRAINNIVIVVPADNYETRMAVKAAAASDKPFFLRFGKRPLPHLYGEEGHFEIGRANVITQGNDIAVVACGEAVAPAAGAAQLLYNEGVNVRVISMHTIKPLDRETLIRAASECRGMITVEEHSVYGGLGEACAGVLMEEGISVPFRRVGIPDEYTVTGSQQEIFNHYGISPGGLAGMIRSMLEVTASGGRG